The following proteins come from a genomic window of Maylandia zebra isolate NMK-2024a linkage group LG22, Mzebra_GT3a, whole genome shotgun sequence:
- the arl4ab gene encoding ADP-ribosylation factor-like 4ab has protein sequence MGNGLSDHRSLLPCLPCFQALHIVILGLDCAGKTTVLYRLRFNEFVNTVPTKGFNTEKIKVSLGGSRRTASFHFWDVGGQEKLRPLWRSYTRCADGIVFVVDSVDAERIEEAKAELHKITRLAENQGVPVLVVANKQDLRNSLSLPEMESMLSLGELNTATPWHLQPACAIIGEGLQEGLEKLHAMIMKRRKVLRQQKRKR, from the coding sequence ATGGGAAACGGACTGTCGGATCATCGCTCGCTGCTCCCCTGCCTCCCCTGCTTTCAGGCTCTTCACATTGTCATTCTAGGACTGGACTGTGCAGGCAAGACCACTGTGCTGTATCGCCTGCGTTTCAATGAGTTTGTGAACACTGTCCCGACCAAGGGATTCAACACAGAGAAGATCAAAGTGTCTCTTGGAGGCAGCCGTCGGACTGCGTCTTTCCACTTCTGGGACGTAGGCGGCCAGGAGAAGCTGCGGCCTCTGTGGCGCTCGTACACGCGCTGTGCTGATGGCATTGTGTTTGTGGTGGACTCGGTGGATGCCGAGCGCATCGAGGAAGCCAAGGCAGAGTTGCACAAAATCACACGGCTGGCAGAGAACCAGGGTGTGCCGGTCCTTGTGGTGGCTAACAAACAGGACCTGCGCAATTCTCTTAGTTTGCCTGAGATGGAGAGCATGTTGTCTCTAGGTGAGCTCAACACTGCCACACCCTGGCACCTTCAGCCTGCTTGTGCCATTATCGGCGAGGGACTGCAGGAGGGACTGGAGAAGCTCCATGCCATGATCATGAAGAGGAGAAAGGTGCTGCGGCAGCAAAAGAGGAAGAGATGA